CACTATTCCGCCCTGGAGGGTGGCTACCATCCGGTGGAGATCGCCGTCGCGGCTGACGGGAGCATTCTGTACGTGACCGATTTTCTCTATCTCGGCCAACCTCCCTACGCCGAACTGGTCAAGGACCTCGACTTCGACGCGTCGCTGGGACTGTTCCAGCAGGGCGGGATCGACTTCCCCCTGGAAGAGGGGGCCGGGATGTTCGAGCTGTGGCAGCACAATTTCTGCGTGTACTACCGCATGGGGGTGTTCCGGGTCGAGGTCGAACCGCTGTGACCCAGAGGTAGAAAAAGGGTGGGGGCGTAGAGCCGTCTGCCTCCCCCTTTTTTGCCCGGAAAGGAGGAGACACCTCTGGTCGAAACCCACC
This DNA window, taken from Syntrophotalea carbinolica DSM 2380, encodes the following:
- a CDS encoding DUF2787 domain-containing protein — protein: MSDRTSASREDSPTRFNTRSFPLPIHPKLAKILEDEIRKADVPEGKGLVLNFRDPHYSALEGGYHPVEIAVAADGSILYVTDFLYLGQPPYAELVKDLDFDASLGLFQQGGIDFPLEEGAGMFELWQHNFCVYYRMGVFRVEVEPL